In Oncorhynchus clarkii lewisi isolate Uvic-CL-2024 chromosome 16, UVic_Ocla_1.0, whole genome shotgun sequence, one genomic interval encodes:
- the LOC139367775 gene encoding aerolysin-like protein: MATTLELIGGQGGSPFEFHGMNNGATLKKIGVAVGGWQVKAVRAELTDGKVATFGDADTFKEFEFDLGERITKLSLWGNGAGTRLGAIKFTTSENREFFEQMTSWGLKTEYTIDVGSGICLGLQGGYGSDIDCMGFLFINTIKSSVLTDMKYPTLSLFKPQMTPEYEKTLIYQNDTSLVQEEFFTYSKTLTKTSSWSVSNKIESTFSVSVKAGIPDLVEVTSGFSLTVGVEQSTSLQKTETITESDTINLKIPPGKTMDVEITVGKANIDLDYEAIVKVTCMNGSQLVFPSNGIYTGVTYTSARVSTKER; the protein is encoded by the exons ATGGCAACCACACTGGAACTAATAGGTGGTCAAGGAGGCAGTCCATTTGAATTCCACGGCATGAACAACGGTGCCACCCTCAAGAAGATCGGAGTGGCTGTGGGAGGCTGGCAGGTGAAAGCTGTGCGGGCGGAGCTGACCGATGGGAAAGTAGCAACTTTTGGAGATGCGGACACTTTCAAGGAGTTTGAGTTCGACCTCGGCGAGCGCATCACCAAGCTGTCTCTGTGGGGTAACGGCGCCGGCACACGTCTGGGTGCCATCAAGTTCACGACGAGTGAGAACAGGGAGTTCTTTGAACAAATGACCAGCTGGGGACTGAAGACTGAGTACACCATAGATGTGGGGTCTGGAATCTGCCTGGGGCTGCAGGGAGGGTATGGCTCAGACATCGACTGCATGGGCTTTCTCTTCATCAACACCATCAAGTCGTCCGTGCTGACTGACATGAAGTATCCCACCCTGTCCCTCTTCAAACCCCAG ATGACCCCAGAATATGAGAAAACCCTTATTTACCAAAACGACACCTCCTTGGTTCAAGAAGAGTTCTTTACATACAGCAAGACACTGACCAAGACTTCCTCCTGGTCCGTCAGCAACAAGATAGAATCCACCTTCAGTGTGTCGGTCAAAGCAGGGATCCCGGATCTGGTCGAGGTGACATCAGGGTTCAGCTTGACCGTGGGAGTGGAGCAATCCACCAGCCTGCAGAAGACAGAGACCATAACAGAATCGGATACCATCAACCTGAAGATCCCGCCAGGGAAGACCATGGATGTTGAGATCACAGTGGGGAAAGCAAATATCGACCTCGACTACGAGGCCATAGTGAAAGTCACCTGCATGAATGGCAGTCAGCTGGTCTTCCCATCCAACGGCATCTACACTGGTGTGACTTACACTTCAGCAAGGGTATCCACAAAGGAGAGATAA